From the Caloenas nicobarica isolate bCalNic1 unplaced genomic scaffold, bCalNic1.hap1 Scaffold_99, whole genome shotgun sequence genome, one window contains:
- the LOC136002983 gene encoding olfactory receptor 14J1-like — protein sequence MSYNRYIAICKPLHYRTLLGSRACVHMAAAAWVSGFLNVLLHTGNTFSLTVCKGNALDQFFCEIPQILKLSCFSYFREAGLIVLSVSSAFGCFVFIVLSYVQIFRAVLRIPSEQGRHKAFSTCVPHLTVVSLFVNTGVFAYLKPLSISSPSLDLLVSFLYSMVPPAVNPLIYSMRNQELKVALKKVIQSFFCQQQ from the coding sequence ATGTCCTACaaccgctacattgccatctgcaaacccctgcactacaggaccctcctgggcagcagagcttgtgtccacatggcagcagctgcctgggtcagtgggtttctcaatgtTCTGCTGCACACGGGCAACACATTTTCACTGACggtctgcaagggcaatgccctggaccagttcttctgtgaaatcccccagatcctcaagctctcctgcttctcttacttcagggaagctgggcttattgtgcTTAGTGTCTCTTCagcatttgggtgttttgtgttcattgtgctgtcctacgtgcagatcttcagggctgtgctgaggatcccctctgagcagggacggcacaaagccttttccacgtgtgTCCCTCACCTgactgtggtctccctgtttgtcaacactggtgtgtttgcctacctgaagcccctcTCCATTTCCTCACCAAGCCTGGACCTGCTGGTCTCTTTTCTGTATTCgatggtgcctccagcagtgaaccccctcatctacagcatgaggaaccaggagctgaaagtggCACTGAAGAAGGTGATTcaatcatttttctgtcagcagcaaTAA